A genomic window from Silene latifolia isolate original U9 population chromosome Y, ASM4854445v1, whole genome shotgun sequence includes:
- the LOC141631570 gene encoding uncharacterized protein LOC141631570, translating into MEKFATYGCSIPLTVGVTQDLVKQVLFPFSLKDGAAEWLRDLGMADQGVTNWNTLALAFYKRYFPPQKTNGLRNQITSFKQTATEDLNEVWVRFKRLVCSVTHHGFEKWFLCNQFYNGLYDDHRTLLDSSANGRFQDNTTSDGAWKLIDQISIHTAKYGNPRGSVRGSGGDSGIAAQLDALSAQIAEMKTTQSLGNRERAHAISQRQEESCARCGLDGHNAAECLSTLEQVHAFQSYRQGTQGTPFSNFYNERTKEHPFPQWSSQNVQNP; encoded by the coding sequence atggagaaatttgcCACTTATGGCTGTTCTATCCCTTTAACAgttggagtgacacaagatctgGTAAAGCAGGTGCTATTTCCCTTTTCTCTGAAGGATGGAGCTGCAGAATGGTTGAGAGACTTGGGTATGGCTGATCAAGGAGTTACTAACTGGAATACTCTAGCCCTTGCTTTCTATAAAAGGTACTTTCCACCACAAAAGACCAATGGTTTGAGAAATCAGATTACTAGTTTCAAACAGACGGCCacagaagatttgaatgaagtATGGGTTCGCTTCAAGAGATTAGTGTGTTCGGTCACCCATCATGGTTTTGAGAAGTGGTttctatgcaatcaattttataatgggttatATGATGATCATCGTACTTTATTAGATTcttcagctaatgggagatttcaggACAACACTACATCTGATGGCGCGTGGAAATTAATTGATCAAATTTCTATTCATACTGCAAAGTATGGAAATCCAAGGGGAAGTGTCCGTGGAAGTGGGGGAGATAGTGGAATTGCGGCACAGCTGGATGCTCTTTCTGCCCAAATTGCtgagatgaagactacccaatcattgggtaatAGAGAAAGGGCTCATGCTATAAGTCAACGACAagaggagtcttgtgctagatgtgGATTAGACGGTCACAATGCAGCTGAGTGTttgagcacattggagcaggttCATGCTTTTCAGTCTTACAGACAAGGTACACAAGGCacacctttctccaacttttacaatgaaagaacaaAGGAGCATCCTTTCCCtcaatggtctagtcagaatgtgcaaaatccGTAG